CATGAACGTCTCGCTGACGTTGTAAGTCTGGCCCGCGAGGGCGCGGAGCTGTTCTTCCCACACAGTCAACGGGCACCGGAGGCCGCGGATTTCCTCGTACCCGACGACGGCGATCGCGGTGAGGTGGGAGAACCGGAACCACGGGTTCCGCGCCCACTGCCACCGGAACGGCGCGGCTACGATGACGGCCACTTGGCCGAGAACCACATACGCGACGTAAGCAACGTGAACGGCGACGACGGTGTCGGCGGCAAGGCCGTACCACATAGGGCACCTCTCGTATCGTTGACTGTTGCGTGAGCAGACGTGTGCTGTCTGTTAGATATGATCCGGGCCGAACGGATTTATTCCCGTGAAGCGCAACACTATTGGACATTAGCAGGGTCTGTACGGTCCGTAGGTAAGCAAAGCTACCCGTTTGAAGGTTCTGGGAACGGGCGTTCGGATCCGTCCCAGAGCGCTCTCAACAAGGTGGCGTTACACTTCAATCGGATGAGCCGGTCGAGGATCCGGTCGTTCCGATGGCCGGGTCCCGGAAACGAAGTCGGACCGTTGGGCGTACTTCAACCCGCGGATCACGAGCTTGACCGGGTTCCGTTCGAGCGCGTCGGGCGGGAGCCGGCCCAGGTGCATCCGCGTGTTGCGGCGCAAGAACGCGCGGATCACCGGGCCCTCGTGAGCGGGGCCACCGTCCCACACTACAAGCATGTTCCCCGGAGCGGCCGCAGTCGGTGCCGGAGAAACGCGACCACTTCACCGACCCCGAAGTACCCGTCGATGCGGTGGCGACACGCCACGGCCCCAAGCACCGATACCTTGTGGCGCCGCCCCGCGCATCACCGGGTGCGCCCGCGCGGGCCCAACGGATTGAGGAACAAACCGGTCTCGTCGATCGGGACCAGGTGGGCACTCGGCCCGGGCCTTTTTTGAATCCGCTCCCGGTCCCGGGCCACCCACCGGTCGATCCCCGATTGGTCCCGTTGCCGGGCCGGGCGCGCGGGCTTCTGCGGGG
This region of Gemmata massiliana genomic DNA includes:
- a CDS encoding DUF2784 family protein, giving the protein MWYGLAADTVVAVHVAYVAYVVLGQVAVIVAAPFRWQWARNPWFRFSHLTAIAVVGYEEIRGLRCPLTVWEEQLRALAGQTYNVSETFMGRLMHDLLFIDGKPDIFFTTVHLAMLVLVVQALIMYPPRWFRFGRAPRVALAPAVA